From one Lysinibacillus sp. G4S2 genomic stretch:
- a CDS encoding chemotaxis response regulator protein-glutamate methylesterase, whose translation MDFLHKSKLLVVDDSAFMRKLISDFFVGNSKVEVVGTARNGKDAIKKIQTLQPTVVTMDIEMPEMNGLEALKEIMSICPVPVVMLSSTTQQGAENALSAIEFGAVDFVAKPSGTISLDLHKIQTELVHKVEQAALVPISKLKKPSGSKRPQEQALNASIIRREQRGEGRVTPSVDVSPSKVEISKPHIDWSKVGKKIVLIGTSTGGPRALQEVITKIPKSIQAPILIVQHMPAGFTKSLATRLDQLSEITVREAEQGDILQNGVAYIAPGGYHLKLRKVGTSFGIVLDNNEPPRSGHRPSVDVMFEDVSHFKDFDKVAVIMTGMGHDGSNGLKALKGSGNVIAIAESAETCIVYGMPKAAVETQLVDEVADVDDIAQTIMKYLP comes from the coding sequence TTGGACTTTTTACATAAAAGCAAGCTATTAGTTGTGGATGATTCTGCTTTTATGAGAAAGCTAATTAGTGACTTTTTTGTTGGCAACTCGAAGGTTGAAGTAGTTGGAACAGCACGAAATGGGAAAGATGCGATAAAAAAAATTCAAACATTGCAACCAACAGTTGTGACAATGGATATTGAGATGCCTGAAATGAATGGGCTTGAAGCTTTAAAAGAAATTATGTCAATATGTCCAGTACCTGTTGTTATGCTCTCAAGTACAACTCAACAAGGAGCAGAAAATGCCTTATCAGCAATTGAATTTGGAGCAGTAGATTTTGTCGCGAAGCCGAGCGGAACAATTTCTCTTGATTTACATAAAATCCAAACCGAGCTTGTCCACAAGGTTGAACAAGCAGCATTGGTACCTATTTCAAAATTAAAGAAACCTTCTGGTAGTAAAAGACCACAAGAACAGGCATTAAATGCGAGTATCATTAGAAGAGAACAACGTGGTGAAGGCAGGGTGACTCCTTCTGTCGATGTTTCTCCGTCCAAGGTAGAAATTTCGAAGCCACATATTGATTGGAGTAAAGTAGGTAAGAAAATTGTACTAATAGGAACTTCCACTGGCGGACCAAGAGCGTTACAAGAAGTAATTACAAAAATCCCAAAATCAATTCAAGCACCAATATTAATTGTCCAGCATATGCCAGCAGGATTTACAAAATCTCTTGCTACTCGTCTTGATCAATTGAGTGAGATTACTGTAAGGGAAGCTGAGCAAGGAGATATTCTCCAAAATGGAGTAGCGTATATTGCACCAGGTGGGTATCATTTAAAACTTAGAAAAGTAGGTACCTCCTTTGGCATTGTCCTTGATAATAATGAACCACCTAGATCTGGACATCGCCCCTCTGTAGATGTGATGTTCGAAGATGTGAGTCATTTTAAAGATTTTGATAAAGTGGCAGTTATTATGACAGGTATGGGCCATGATGGCTCTAATGGACTAAAAGCACTAAAAGGTTCTGGAAATGTGATTGCTATCGCTGAATCAGCTGAAACTTGCATAGTGTATGGTATGCCAAAAGCAGCAGTGGAAACGCAGCTTGTCGATGAAGTTGCAGATGTAGATGATATTGCACAAACAATAATGAAATATTTGCCTTAA
- a CDS encoding chemotaxis protein CheC: MTYNQKITSLHLDVLKEIGNIGAAHAATALSNLLGKKIDMRVPKVEMVSFNDMMELAGGSENVVVGIYLRIEGDAEGSMFFILPIEQANRFIRRLIYDESFDFKKRPVSELGLSAMQEMGNILSGSYLSALSDFTNLKIYPTVPGLSVDMFGAIISIGLIELSHVSDNVIVINTSIFEDGVEDQETVKGHFFLLPDPDSFEAIFKSLGVS; this comes from the coding sequence ATGACATATAATCAAAAGATTACATCACTACATTTAGATGTATTGAAAGAAATTGGAAATATCGGTGCTGCGCATGCTGCGACAGCACTTTCCAATTTACTTGGTAAAAAAATTGATATGCGAGTACCAAAGGTTGAAATGGTTTCATTTAATGACATGATGGAGCTTGCTGGAGGATCTGAAAATGTTGTAGTTGGAATCTATCTACGCATTGAAGGTGATGCTGAAGGTAGTATGTTCTTTATTCTGCCAATTGAACAAGCAAATCGTTTTATCCGTCGACTTATATATGATGAATCATTCGACTTTAAAAAACGACCTGTTTCAGAATTAGGTTTATCAGCTATGCAGGAAATGGGTAATATTTTATCTGGCTCTTATTTATCGGCGTTATCTGACTTTACAAATTTAAAAATTTATCCGACAGTGCCAGGACTAAGTGTTGATATGTTTGGTGCCATTATTAGTATTGGCTTGATTGAATTATCACACGTTAGCGATAATGTAATCGTCATAAACACATCCATTTTTGAAGACGGTGTAGAGGATCAAGAAACAGTAAAAGGGCATTTCTTCTTATTGCCAGATCCAGATTCATTCGAAGCTATTTTTAAATCATTAGGAGTTTCGTAG
- a CDS encoding FliA/WhiG family RNA polymerase sigma factor, with protein sequence MTQPILNDEQKLWNRWIHERDPDAGDLLIKKYISLVSYHVQRIGAGLPKSVSRDDLTSLGMVGLFDALNKFDINRDLKFDTYASFRVRGAIIDGLRKEDWLPRSAREKAKKLDAQIEHLEQKYMRHVTPEELAEHMVLPVEEVYQTVQEHFFSNVLSINEQQDQDETDGKSFVIRDDTTETPEQAVVKSELLEDLAENIQKLNDKEQLVLSLFYTEELTLTEIGEMLELSTSRISQIHSKALLKLRKLLSNEMINV encoded by the coding sequence ATGACACAACCAATTCTGAACGATGAACAAAAGCTGTGGAACCGTTGGATACATGAGCGCGATCCAGATGCTGGTGATTTACTAATAAAAAAATATATTTCTCTAGTATCTTATCATGTACAGCGTATTGGTGCGGGTTTACCAAAGAGTGTATCTCGAGATGATTTAACAAGCTTAGGCATGGTAGGACTTTTTGATGCGTTAAATAAATTTGATATTAATAGAGATTTGAAATTTGATACATATGCTTCTTTTAGAGTAAGAGGAGCAATTATAGATGGTTTACGTAAGGAAGATTGGTTGCCACGTTCAGCTCGTGAAAAGGCTAAAAAATTAGATGCACAAATTGAACATTTAGAACAAAAATATATGCGTCATGTAACACCTGAAGAGCTTGCGGAGCATATGGTTTTACCTGTTGAGGAAGTTTACCAAACTGTACAGGAACATTTCTTTTCAAATGTTCTTTCCATTAATGAGCAGCAAGATCAAGATGAAACGGATGGAAAGTCATTTGTTATCCGTGATGATACGACTGAGACACCTGAACAAGCTGTTGTTAAGTCAGAATTACTGGAGGACTTAGCTGAAAATATCCAAAAGCTAAATGATAAAGAGCAGCTGGTGCTTAGTTTATTTTATACAGAAGAATTGACATTAACAGAAATTGGGGAAATGCTTGAACTATCAACGTCACGTATTTCACAAATCCACTCTAAGGCACTATTAAAGTTACGAAAATTATTATCCAACGAAATGATTAATGTGTAA
- a CDS encoding chemotaxis protein CheW, protein MEVNQYLEMFIEESKEHLQACSEHLLELEKNPADLAIVGEIFRSAHTLKGMSATMGFEDLADLTHKMENVLDAIRNEKIHVTPEILDVVFESVDHLEEMVMDIANGGDGKRDVSSTVAQLKLIELGEYAIPEVVATTETPVPAVASVLEYDSFEQTVITQSAEQGFNAFEISVRLREDCLLKAARVFMVFEILEKDGDVIKSNPSVEKLEDEQFDQQFSVAFVTKESAEDMQKKIMKVSEVEEVIVATIATSVTTVASVLEYDGFEQTVIAQSAEQGFNAFEISVRLREDCLLKAARVFMVFEILEKDGDVIKSNPSVDKLEDEQFDQQFYVAFVTKESAEDMQKKIMKVSEVEEVIVATIEQKQFNENEQAIQEVTATATVEPEAKPVTAPENNTPAPKPAKAEAPAKADKSHAPVGNKTIRVNIERLDILMNLFEELVIDRGRLQSIATEVNHGELNETVERMSRVMGDLQTIILTMRMVPVETVFNRFPKMIRQLSRDLNKKINLEIIGAETELDRTVIDEIGDPLVHLIRNSVDHGIENPTARRAKGKPEEGTVVLRAYHSGNYVFIEIEDDGAGINREKVLAKAISKGIVTQEQSYSMSDKQINELILASGFSTADVISDVSGRGVGLDVVKTTIESLGGNISIESTQDVGSIFSIQLPLTLSIISVMLVEIEKEIYAIPLSSIIETSIIRSSEIMNAHNQKVIDFRGKVVPLVFLEEIFEVPRKEPKNDEFHSVVIVRKGEKLAGLVVDSFIGQQEIVLKSLGNYLTNIFAISGATILGNGKVALIVDCNALIK, encoded by the coding sequence ATGGAAGTCAATCAATATTTAGAGATGTTTATCGAAGAAAGTAAAGAACATTTACAAGCATGTAGTGAACATTTATTAGAACTAGAAAAAAATCCAGCTGATTTGGCGATTGTTGGAGAAATTTTCCGCTCTGCACATACATTAAAAGGTATGTCTGCAACAATGGGCTTTGAAGATTTAGCTGATTTAACTCATAAAATGGAAAATGTATTAGATGCAATCCGAAACGAGAAAATCCATGTAACTCCTGAAATTTTAGATGTTGTCTTTGAGTCTGTAGACCATCTAGAAGAAATGGTGATGGACATTGCGAACGGCGGAGATGGAAAGCGTGATGTATCCTCAACTGTAGCGCAGTTAAAGCTTATTGAATTAGGTGAGTACGCGATTCCTGAAGTAGTAGCAACTACTGAGACACCAGTTCCTGCTGTAGCAAGTGTTTTAGAGTATGACAGCTTTGAACAAACAGTTATTACACAATCTGCTGAACAAGGTTTCAATGCATTTGAAATTTCAGTGCGACTACGTGAGGACTGTCTTTTAAAAGCAGCACGTGTATTTATGGTGTTTGAGATTTTAGAAAAAGATGGGGATGTTATTAAATCAAATCCATCTGTAGAAAAGCTTGAAGATGAGCAGTTCGATCAACAATTTTCCGTAGCTTTCGTGACAAAAGAATCTGCTGAAGATATGCAGAAAAAGATTATGAAAGTATCAGAAGTCGAAGAAGTGATTGTTGCAACTATTGCTACCTCAGTTACTACTGTAGCAAGTGTTTTAGAGTATGACGGCTTTGAACAAACAGTTATTGCACAATCTGCTGAACAAGGTTTCAATGCATTTGAAATTTCAGTGCGACTACGTGAGGACTGTCTGTTAAAAGCGGCACGTGTATTTATGGTGTTTGAAATCTTAGAAAAAGATGGGGATGTTATTAAATCAAATCCATCTGTAGATAAGCTTGAAGATGAGCAATTCGATCAACAATTTTACGTAGCTTTCGTAACAAAAGAATCTGCTGAAGATATGCAGAAAAAGATTATGAAAGTTTCAGAAGTCGAAGAAGTGATTGTCGCAACGATCGAACAAAAGCAATTTAATGAAAACGAACAAGCAATTCAAGAAGTAACAGCTACAGCAACGGTAGAACCGGAGGCTAAACCTGTTACTGCACCTGAAAACAATACACCAGCACCTAAACCTGCAAAAGCAGAAGCTCCTGCTAAGGCGGATAAAAGTCATGCGCCTGTTGGGAATAAAACAATCCGTGTGAATATCGAGCGCCTTGATATATTAATGAACTTATTTGAGGAGCTTGTTATAGATCGAGGACGACTACAGTCTATTGCAACTGAAGTTAATCATGGAGAGTTAAACGAAACAGTAGAGCGTATGAGTCGAGTAATGGGTGACTTACAAACAATTATTTTAACGATGCGTATGGTTCCAGTTGAGACAGTATTCAACCGCTTCCCAAAAATGATTCGTCAGTTATCTCGTGATCTTAATAAGAAAATTAACCTTGAAATTATCGGTGCTGAAACTGAACTAGATCGTACGGTCATCGATGAAATTGGAGATCCACTTGTTCATTTAATCCGTAACTCTGTCGACCATGGTATTGAAAATCCTACAGCTCGCCGTGCAAAAGGAAAGCCCGAAGAAGGAACGGTTGTACTACGTGCTTATCATAGCGGTAACTATGTCTTTATTGAAATTGAAGACGATGGAGCCGGTATTAACCGTGAAAAAGTACTAGCAAAAGCTATTTCTAAAGGTATTGTTACACAAGAACAATCATACTCAATGTCAGATAAGCAAATTAATGAGCTTATTTTGGCTTCTGGGTTCTCAACAGCAGATGTTATTTCTGACGTATCGGGCCGAGGCGTTGGATTAGACGTTGTTAAAACAACAATAGAATCATTAGGTGGAAATATTTCAATTGAATCTACACAAGATGTAGGCTCAATATTCTCGATTCAATTACCACTGACATTATCGATTATTTCTGTAATGCTAGTAGAAATCGAAAAAGAGATCTATGCAATTCCACTTTCATCAATTATTGAAACTTCCATTATCCGTTCATCTGAAATTATGAATGCGCATAATCAAAAAGTAATCGACTTCCGTGGCAAAGTAGTACCACTAGTATTCTTAGAAGAAATATTTGAGGTACCTCGCAAAGAACCGAAGAATGATGAATTCCATTCGGTGGTCATCGTTCGAAAAGGTGAGAAGCTTGCTGGTTTAGTAGTGGACTCATTCATTGGCCAACAAGAAATTGTTCTGAAATCATTAGGAAATTACTTAACGAATATCTTTGCAATTTCAGGTGCAACAATTTTAGGTAACGGGAAAGTAGCCTTAATTGTGGATTGTAACGCACTTATTAAATAA
- a CDS encoding chemotaxis protein CheW yields the protein MTNAVEQESIKVIVFQLADKEYAIPVSHVQGIEKLMHITRVPKTAKYVKGVINLRGVVTPIVDLRERFELPISEHEETTRIIIISLEDMEVGFVVDSANDVLDIPANAIEPQPEVVGSLEEEFISGVAKIDKRLLILLHLEKVLNPLK from the coding sequence ATGACAAACGCAGTGGAACAAGAAAGTATTAAAGTGATTGTTTTTCAATTAGCAGATAAAGAATATGCGATTCCTGTATCACATGTACAGGGGATTGAAAAACTAATGCATATTACGCGTGTACCGAAAACAGCGAAATATGTAAAAGGTGTTATTAACTTACGCGGTGTCGTAACGCCAATCGTGGATTTACGTGAACGATTTGAGTTACCGATCTCTGAGCATGAAGAAACAACTCGCATTATCATTATTTCATTAGAAGATATGGAAGTAGGCTTCGTAGTAGATTCTGCAAATGATGTGCTAGACATCCCTGCAAACGCAATTGAACCACAGCCAGAAGTTGTTGGTTCACTTGAGGAAGAGTTTATTTCAGGCGTTGCTAAAATAGATAAACGATTATTAATATTATTACATTTAGAGAAAGTACTAAATCCACTAAAGTAG
- a CDS encoding RNA polymerase subunit sigma yields the protein MSLKGVELQIAIPKTFEAGKMADQAQQQVLAQQVHANEALKKEIERKQKVVNTSEGMDEIGEEEEAGGEYIKGTRKKKKSNNEEPKKQAQHPFKGNFVDFSG from the coding sequence ATGAGTTTAAAGGGTGTCGAACTACAAATAGCTATTCCGAAAACATTTGAAGCTGGGAAAATGGCGGATCAGGCACAACAACAAGTTTTGGCTCAGCAAGTACATGCAAATGAAGCGTTAAAAAAAGAAATAGAACGCAAGCAAAAAGTTGTGAATACTTCAGAGGGTATGGATGAGATTGGTGAGGAAGAAGAAGCGGGTGGCGAATATATAAAAGGTACTCGAAAAAAGAAAAAAAGTAATAACGAAGAGCCGAAAAAACAAGCTCAACATCCGTTTAAGGGTAATTTCGTGGATTTTAGTGGATAG
- the tsf gene encoding translation elongation factor Ts, translated as MANITAQLVKELREKTGAGMMDCKKALVQTDGDIDAAIDFLREKGLSSAAKKADRIAAEGTTYILENGNEAIILEVNAETDFVSKNEKFQVLVASLAEQLLAAKPATVEAALELANAEGVKIADQISTAVATIGEKITLRRFEVKTKTDADAFGSYLHMGGRIGVLVTLEGSTDAAAAKDVAMHIAAINPTYVSRDEVSAEEVERERKVLTEQALNEGKPENIVAKMVEGRLGKYFEDVCLLDQTFVKNSDQKVRDFVASTGGSVNGFVRYAVGEGIEKREDNFAEEVMSQVKGN; from the coding sequence ATGGCAAACATTACTGCACAATTAGTAAAAGAATTACGTGAAAAAACTGGCGCTGGAATGATGGATTGTAAAAAAGCGTTAGTACAAACTGATGGCGATATTGATGCTGCAATCGATTTCCTACGTGAAAAAGGTCTTTCTTCAGCTGCTAAAAAAGCTGACCGTATCGCTGCAGAAGGTACAACTTATATCTTAGAAAATGGTAACGAAGCAATCATCCTTGAAGTAAACGCTGAAACTGACTTCGTTTCTAAAAACGAAAAATTCCAAGTATTAGTTGCTTCTTTAGCTGAGCAATTACTTGCTGCTAAACCTGCAACAGTTGAAGCTGCATTAGAGCTTGCAAATGCTGAAGGTGTGAAAATTGCTGATCAAATTTCAACTGCAGTTGCAACAATCGGTGAAAAAATCACTCTTCGTCGTTTCGAAGTGAAAACAAAAACTGATGCAGATGCATTCGGTTCTTACTTACACATGGGCGGCCGTATCGGTGTATTAGTTACTTTAGAAGGTTCTACAGATGCTGCTGCTGCAAAAGATGTTGCTATGCACATCGCAGCTATTAACCCTACTTATGTTTCTCGCGATGAAGTTTCTGCAGAAGAAGTTGAACGTGAGCGTAAAGTATTAACTGAACAAGCTCTTAACGAAGGTAAACCAGAAAATATCGTAGCGAAAATGGTAGAAGGACGTCTTGGTAAATACTTTGAAGATGTTTGCTTACTTGACCAAACATTCGTTAAAAACTCAGACCAAAAAGTACGTGACTTCGTTGCTTCAACTGGTGGTTCAGTAAACGGTTTCGTACGTTACGCTGTAGGTGAAGGTATCGAAAAACGTGAAGATAACTTCGCTGAAGAAGTAATGAGCCAAGTTAAAGGTAACTAA
- a CDS encoding chemotaxis protein CheD, with translation MLNSSNGQVIKVGIAQMDVVKLPNTIRTSGLGSCVGVILYDESKKIAGLIHVMLPDSSLGRQESINVAKFADTGIAAMIDLLKLEGVLKFKLKAKIAGGAQMFQFTSDKDSMRIGPRNVEAVKSELKRHGIPLVAEDTGGNSGRTIEFYPATSTLNIRTVNQGVSEI, from the coding sequence ATGCTGAATAGTAGTAATGGACAAGTGATAAAAGTTGGAATTGCACAAATGGATGTAGTAAAGTTACCAAACACGATAAGAACATCAGGTCTTGGGTCTTGTGTAGGTGTTATTTTATATGATGAGTCAAAAAAAATTGCTGGTTTAATACATGTGATGTTGCCAGATTCAAGCTTAGGTAGACAAGAGTCAATAAATGTGGCTAAATTTGCTGACACAGGCATTGCGGCAATGATTGACTTATTAAAGTTAGAGGGCGTTCTAAAATTCAAGCTAAAGGCAAAAATTGCTGGTGGTGCACAGATGTTTCAATTTACTTCTGACAAAGATTCAATGCGGATCGGTCCCCGTAATGTAGAAGCTGTAAAGTCTGAGTTAAAACGTCATGGAATTCCTTTAGTTGCCGAAGACACGGGTGGTAACAGTGGTAGAACAATTGAATTTTATCCTGCGACGTCAACATTAAATATTCGTACGGTTAACCAAGGAGTGAGCGAAATATAA
- the rpsB gene encoding 30S ribosomal protein S2: MSVISMKQLLEAGVHFGHQTRRWNPKMKKYIFVERNGIYIIDLQKTVKKLEEAYDFMRQVGQDGGKVLFVGTKKQAQEAIKDEAERSGNYYINQRWLGGTLTNFGTIQKRVARMKAIEKMEEDGTFEVLPKKEVIQLKKEHERLIKFLGGIRDMHALPDVMFVVDPRKERIAVAEAIKLNIPLVGIVDTNCDPDEIDYVIPANDDAIRAVKLLTAKMADALIESKQGEEEAPAVEAAAE, encoded by the coding sequence ATGTCAGTAATTTCTATGAAACAATTACTTGAAGCTGGTGTACATTTCGGTCACCAAACTCGTCGTTGGAACCCAAAAATGAAGAAATATATCTTCGTTGAGCGTAACGGGATCTACATCATCGACTTACAAAAAACTGTTAAAAAATTAGAGGAAGCTTATGACTTCATGCGTCAAGTTGGTCAAGACGGTGGTAAAGTTCTTTTCGTTGGTACGAAAAAACAAGCACAAGAAGCGATCAAAGATGAAGCTGAACGTTCAGGCAACTACTACATCAACCAACGTTGGTTAGGTGGTACTCTTACAAACTTCGGTACTATTCAAAAACGTGTTGCACGTATGAAAGCAATCGAAAAAATGGAAGAAGATGGAACTTTTGAAGTTCTTCCTAAAAAAGAAGTAATCCAACTTAAAAAAGAACACGAACGTCTAATCAAATTCTTAGGCGGTATCCGTGATATGCACGCTCTTCCAGACGTAATGTTCGTGGTTGACCCACGCAAAGAACGCATTGCTGTTGCAGAAGCTATTAAATTAAACATCCCTCTAGTAGGTATTGTTGATACTAACTGTGATCCAGATGAAATCGACTACGTAATCCCTGCTAATGATGATGCTATTCGCGCTGTTAAACTTTTAACTGCTAAAATGGCTGACGCTTTAATCGAGTCAAAACAAGGTGAAGAAGAAGCTCCAGCTGTAGAAGCTGCTGCTGAGTAA